TGCATCAGCCATCCCGAAACTTCGGACGGCGCAGCGAGGATATAGCTGCCGCTCAGCGCTTGCGCGCCCGTTTCCCATAGCATGAGCAGAAAAAGAATGCCGAGCGCGGTCGGAACGCCGCCGCGGATGCGCGCCATCCGCAGATCGGTTTGCGCCGCACCGGTCATTCGGCGGCCTGGCCGTGAATGCCATGCACCCCTTCGGCGAGTGCCTCGGAGACGCGGGCGGTCAGTTCCTGAAACGCCGCGCTGCGCGTGATATGGGCCCGCCGCGGACGAGGCAGGCCGATGGAAATATCCCCCACGATCCGGGCGGGGCGCGGCGACATGACCAGCACCCGGTCGCCAAGCAGCACCGCCTCATCGACGGAATGCGTGACCAGAAGCGTGGTGGTGCCGCGTTCTTCCCACAGCCGGGGCAGCTCTTGTGCAAGCTGGCGACGGGTCAGCTCGTCCACTGCGCCGAAGGGCTCGTCCAGCAACAGCAGGCTCGGCCGGGTCACCATGGCGCGGGCAATGGCGGTGCGCTGCCGCATCCCGCCGGACAGCGCCGCGGGGCGTGTGTCGCCGAAACCGCTCAACCCGACCAGCCCGATCAAGCGCGCAACGGCTTCCGGGTCGGCTGGCTTGCGGGCCAGTGTCCGGGCCAGGGCGATATTGCCGCTGACCGTGCGCCAGGGCAGCAGCGACGGGTCCTGGAACGCCATCGAGATCGCCCCGCCGCGCTGCATCCGTTCAGGCGGCGCGCCACCGATGCGCACCGTGCCGCCGCTCGGCGTCTCAAGCCCTGCGACAAGGCGCAGAAGCGTGGATTTGCCGCAGCCGGAGGGTCCGACAATGGCGGTCGTGTGCCCCGCGGCAAAGGTCAGATCCAGCGGCGGCAGAACCTGGACCCCGCCCCGAAAGGCCTTGCTCAGCCCGGTGCAGACGATCTCTGGCGGCGCATCCGGGTTCGCGTCAGCTTCCATGGATCTCTTCTAGGATCGAGCGATCCCATAGCTCTGGCGAGACCTCACGCCCAAGCAGCGCAAGGGTTTCGATATTGGCGGCGACGGTATCGTCGGTCCACCAGCCAAAGCCGTTCTCGTCGGTCAGCTCGGAAAACATCAGCGGTACCTGCCGCTCGGCCTGGAGCTGCTGCGTCGGCAGATCCAGCCCGGCATCCGGGAACATCTCCAGCGTCAGTTGCGCCGCGGCGTCGGTGTCCCTTCGATAGGCCTCCCATCCGCGCAGTTCGCCCGCCATCAGCCCGACCAGCTCAGTGCGGCGATTGGCAAGGCTGTCCTCTGTGGCGATATAGGTCTGGCTGTGCACTGCATAGCCGTGATCGGCCATCAGCATGGTGATGCATTCGATGCCCTGAATGGCCATCGCCACCGGCAGATCGGTTTCCCAGCACAGAAGGCAGTCCACTTCGCCCGAAACCAGCGGCTGCGCAGAATACTGCGTCGGCACGATCTCGATCGCATCGATATCCACATCGTTGATGCTGCACAGCGCCTGAAGCACCGGCGTGTTGGCCAGCGCCATGCCGATGCGCTTGCCCTCCAGATCGGCGGGCTCATTGACAGGGTTCTCGGGCAGCGAGGCGATCACGAAGGGGTTCTTCTGCATCGCCACGCAGATGATCCTGAACGGCGCCCCCTCGGCCACGGCGGCGGCGGTGTAATCCGCTGCCGAGATCCCGACGAGAGCATTGCCAGACACGACTGGCGGTTCCACCGGCGCGTTCGGTCCGCCCTGCTGCAGCGCGACCTCCAGCCCGGCATCGCGCCAGAAACCCCGGTCCTGCGCGATATAGCTGCCAGCAAACTGCACGGAATGCAGCCAGGACAGTTGCAGGCTCACCGGCGTCTGTGCAGCCGCCCGCATCGGGCGCATCCCCAGGGGCAGCGCGGCCAGCCCGGCACCGCCCGCCGCCAGAAGACGGCGTCTCGTCAAAAATGTCATGCTCATGCCGGGGCTCCGCTCTGGTTGGGTCAAAGGCCAATATCGGAGTAACGGTCGGGAGAAATGATTAGTTCAATCCCGTGACACCCTGCGGCGAGTTGTCGCCAGCAAAATCGCGATGCCGGGCAGCGTGCTGACCAGAAAGACCAGCCCGAAAGCGATACTCGCGGCGAGCCCTGCCTCGCTGCTTGCACCGGCCAGTGGAAAAAGCGCCGCCGCCGCGCCTTCGCGCAGGCCCCAGCCGCTGATCGAGATCGGCAGCAGCATGGTGGTGATGATCAACGGTACCAGCACCATCAACGCCGAAAGCGGCAATGCGGTGCCGGTTGCGCGGGCGCAGGCGTCGAAGGCCAGAAGATTTGCCGTGGCGGTGCCAAGGCTCAGCGCGATCTGCAGGGGCAGAACCTCGCGGCCCATGGACCGGCCGACGGCAATGCGCAGATGGCGCATCCTCTCGCCAGGCAGATACAGCAAGGCCAGCGTCAGGATCAGGATCGCAGCGGCGATGGCGGAGACAAGCCCGAGAACCGCTGTCGGCAAGCCAAGCCCGCCCGGCACAAGCGTGACCGCCAGCACCGCCGTCAGCATCATGCCGAAGATCGCGGCCTGACCTGCCATGCGTTCGATCACCACGGCCTCGGCGGCGCGGGTCAGCCCGGCGGCCCGGCGCGAGCGCACCGCCCGACCCATATCGCCCAGAACGCCGCCGGGGAGGGATTGGTTGACGATCTGGGCAAGATAATACTCCCTCACCGCAAGCGATGGCGGGATGCGCAGCCCGAGTTGCCGGGCGGTCAGCCTCCACCTCGCCGCAGAAAGCAGGGTCTGCGCGGACAAGATCAGCAGCGCCGCGATCAGCCAGCCCGGCCGCGCCTCGCGGAGCAGATGCAGTGCCGCCTTGCCGTCAAGCCGCATCCACAGCAGCGCCATCAGCGCAAGCGCCACGCCAATCTGCAGAAGGCGGCGCGTCGTCATGGCGGCGCGACCCTCGCGGCGTCGGAGAATCCGAGCAGCATCAGATCGCGCAT
This genomic window from Paracoccus sediminicola contains:
- a CDS encoding ABC transporter ATP-binding protein — its product is MEADANPDAPPEIVCTGLSKAFRGGVQVLPPLDLTFAAGHTTAIVGPSGCGKSTLLRLVAGLETPSGGTVRIGGAPPERMQRGGAISMAFQDPSLLPWRTVSGNIALARTLARKPADPEAVARLIGLVGLSGFGDTRPAALSGGMRQRTAIARAMVTRPSLLLLDEPFGAVDELTRRQLAQELPRLWEERGTTTLLVTHSVDEAVLLGDRVLVMSPRPARIVGDISIGLPRPRRAHITRSAAFQELTARVSEALAEGVHGIHGQAAE
- a CDS encoding ABC transporter substrate-binding protein, with amino-acid sequence MSMTFLTRRRLLAAGGAGLAALPLGMRPMRAAAQTPVSLQLSWLHSVQFAGSYIAQDRGFWRDAGLEVALQQGGPNAPVEPPVVSGNALVGISAADYTAAAVAEGAPFRIICVAMQKNPFVIASLPENPVNEPADLEGKRIGMALANTPVLQALCSINDVDIDAIEIVPTQYSAQPLVSGEVDCLLCWETDLPVAMAIQGIECITMLMADHGYAVHSQTYIATEDSLANRRTELVGLMAGELRGWEAYRRDTDAAAQLTLEMFPDAGLDLPTQQLQAERQVPLMFSELTDENGFGWWTDDTVAANIETLALLGREVSPELWDRSILEEIHGS
- a CDS encoding lysylphosphatidylglycerol synthase transmembrane domain-containing protein, with the translated sequence MTTRRLLQIGVALALMALLWMRLDGKAALHLLREARPGWLIAALLILSAQTLLSAARWRLTARQLGLRIPPSLAVREYYLAQIVNQSLPGGVLGDMGRAVRSRRAAGLTRAAEAVVIERMAGQAAIFGMMLTAVLAVTLVPGGLGLPTAVLGLVSAIAAAILILTLALLYLPGERMRHLRIAVGRSMGREVLPLQIALSLGTATANLLAFDACARATGTALPLSALMVLVPLIITTMLLPISISGWGLREGAAAALFPLAGASSEAGLAASIAFGLVFLVSTLPGIAILLATTRRRVSRD